The genomic region GCGCCAGGCTGTTGTCGTGCGTCACCTGCCGGCGATTCTCGCCGTCATAGTCCATCACCCAGATTTCCTTCACGCGTCCATCCTGTTTCACGTACGCGATCTTCGTTTCGGCGATCCCACGCTCTCCGGTCAGCGCCTCGAGCACGTCGTCCGCGAATACGTGCATCGTCTGGCGGAGGGTCCCCTCCGTGAACGGGTAGGTCCGATCCAGGGCCACGTCGCCGGTGCCCACGTCGATCGCCTGCCCGTGGAACTGGAGGAACCCGCCTCCGCCTCCGACGTCCACACCGCCCTCGACCCGGACCGTTCCGGCCAGGGAGGGATCGGCGGCGGGCTTGCCCTCCATCGGTTCGACGTCGGCGACCGTGAAGACCCCAGAGAGCTCGAAGTCATTCCTCGCGACCGCGCGTCCCTGGTTGGGCGCCTGGCCCACGGGGCCGTAGCCGCGGAATCGGGCGAGGAGAAGAGGCGATTTCATCGTGCCCCTCGCCTGGACGCCGATTCTCACCTGGGTCTGGGCGCGCAGGAGTCGGGCCGAGAGCAGGGTTCCCGTGAGCAGAAACGCCGCGACACCCAGAACAAGAACGGCTCGCGGGCGGAGCGCGGCGGTTCGGGTCGGGGCCCCGCGCGGCCTACTGGGCGAATTCGAATCCAAAGTGGACTCCTAGGTATTGGTCCATGTACCCCGCCGGCAGGGGCGGGAGCGGTGTCGCGCTCAGGAGCGCGCGCAGAGCCGTTTGGTCGAAGAAGGCGTATCCGGACGAATTTTCGATTTGGGTGAGCGAGACCTGGCCGTCACGCCCGATCCGAAAATAGACGACGGTGCGGACCGGCCGCCCGGCGTCCATGCCTTGAGGCGGTACCCAGCGCGAGCCGATCTTGTTCCGGAGGGCGGCGAGGTAGTAGGCGAAGCGAAAGTCCCCCTCGGTCTGGACGCTGGTGGCGCGCGAGGAATCGGGGGAGTACCACCGCGGCACGAGATCCACCGCCGGCGAGGGCGTGACCTCGCGCGGCGAGGGTTTTGGCTCCTCCTTGGGTCCCTTCTTCGGGGGTATGCGCTCCTGCTTGATCACGACCTGCGCCCCGGGCTGGTAGCGCTTCATGAGGGCGGGCTTGGGGCGCGCCTTGGGCGCCTCCTCGGCGGACGCCTCGGGCGCCGGGAAGCTCCGGAGCGGGGTGATGCGGATCAAGCGCGACCGGGATTGGGGCCCGGTCGTGCCCGCGATCGCGTACTCCTTCCCGGGAGCGATCTTGATCCAGAGGAGGCTCAGGAGCGCGAGGTGAATCCCGCAGCCGAACGCGAGAAACCAAAAGCAGGCTCTCCCGCCCGGCGGCGCGGCGCCCCGCCTGAGGACCGACGGCCGATCACGGAACCGCATCGATAGGGCATCCTCGCGTTATGGCTCCTGCTCCAGCTCGAGTGCTTCGTGCAGCGACCGGACCGCCCGCTCGGCATCGGCCTGGCGGACCACACAGGTGATCGTGATCGACGAGGTGCTGATCACGTCGATGTTCACGCCGGCCGCGGCGAGCGCGGCGAAGACCCGCCCCGCGGTGCCCGGGGAGGTCGCGAGCCCTTCGCCCACGACCGACAGCATCGCCACGTCGGGGTCGTAGAGGAAGGAGCGAGCGCCGATCTTCTTCCGGACCTCTTCGAGCACGGGACGCACGGCGTTCACATCATGGGAGCCCACGGTGAAGGTCACGTCGTTTCGTCCGTCCGATCCGCTGGCCTGCACGATCATCCGGACGTTGACGCCCTGGCCGCCGACCGCCTGGAAGATTTCGGACGCGATGCCGGGCCGGTCGGGAACGCCGACCAAAACGATCTTCGCCACATCGGCATCGTGCGCGATGCCACGGATCACAACGTGTTCCATCGAATCCCCCCTCACGACTCGGGATCCTTCGTTCCAGTTGAAGCTCGACCGGACGTGAAGCGGCACGTCGAACCGGCGCGCGATCTCGACCGAGCGGTTGTGCAGCACCTTGGCGCCAAGGGAGGCCAGCTCCAGCATCTCGTCATAGGAGAGCCGGGCGATCTTGCGCGCCCCGGGAACGACCCGCGGGTCTGCCGTATATACCCCGTCCACGTCGGTATAGATCTCGCATTCCGAGGCTTGGAGGGCCGCGGCGAGCGCGACCGCGGTCGTATCCGACCCACCTCGCCCGAGGGTGGTGACCTCGCGGTCCTTGCTCACACCCTGGAACCCCGCCACGATCACCACCCTGCCGCGTTTCAGCTCCTCGCGAATCCGGTCCGCCCGGACCTCGAGAATTTTCGCGCGCGTGTGGGACGTGTCGGTCACGATGCCGCTCTGGGAGCCGGTGAACGAGACCGCCTCCTGGCCGCGGTCGTTCACAGCCATGGACACGAGCGCCATCGAGATCCGCTCCCCCGCGGTCAGGAGCATGTCCATCTCGCGGGGATGGGAGCGGGCCGAGACCTTGCGCGAGAGATCGATCAGATCGTCGGTGGCATCCCCCATCGCGGATACGACCACGACCAATTCCGCGCCTCCGCGGCGCGTCCGCACGATGCGCTCCGCAACGTGGTGGATCCGCTCCGGCGACCCGACGGAGGTCCCACCGTACTTTTGAACCAGCAGCGGCATGAATTTCGGAGATTCGCCCCTAGAGATGGGTCCGAGCAACGGCGCCCTTCGTCGCGATGCGCCCCGGAGCCGCGCGCGCCTTCACGCGGTGGCGGGCGAAGGCGCGAACCATCGCCCGGCCGATGCGCGCACCGAGCCGCGGCGCGTGAAACGCCAGGAGGGTCGGACCGCTTCCGCTGATCGTGACGCCGTATGCCCCGGCGCGGCACCCCGCCTCCACCACTCGATCAAACCCGGGAATCAGCCGCGCGCGGTAGGGCACATGGTACACGTCCCGGAGCGCTTCGGCCAAGAGTTCGAAGCGGCGGGTCGAGAGGGCGTGCGTCAGGGCCATCGCGCGGGCCGTGTTGCCCGCGGCGAAGGGCAGCGGCAACGAGGAGGGAAGGAGCGCGCGGGCCTTCTCGGTGCTCACATGGAGCGCGGGGATGACGAGCGTGAGCGCGAGGTCGCGGGGGACGCGAAGGTGGAGCGCCTCCACGCTCCCGTCGAGACGGGGCATGGAGAGCGTGAGCCCGCCGAAAATCGCCGGGGCCACGTTGTCGGGGTGCCCCTCGAGGCGGATCGCCTCGCGGAAAATCTCGTCGCGCGCGTAGGGCCCGCCCAGCCAGTGATTCGCCAGGGTCAACCCGGCGACGATCGCCGCGGCGCTCGAGCCCAGGCCGCGCGCGAGCGGGATCTCGGAGCGGATCGTGAGGGCGACCGTCGGGACCGGCTCCCGCGCGATCCGAAAGAGGTGCCGGAACGCGCCGAGCACCTTGTCGTGCTGCGGATCGATCGCGAGATCGCTGCCTTCTCCCAGGCGGCGGATCGAGAACCCGGAGGGGATCCTCGCGGCCGAGACCCTCATGGGGAGCCTGAGCGCCAAGCCAAGGCAGTCGAACCCGGGCCCTAGGTTCGAGGTCGAGGCCGGCGCCACGGCGCTCCAGCGCGTCGGCCGGGCCGGCGCGCGCTTCTTCTTGCGCGGACGATCGCCCTCCTGCGTCGCGAGCGTCGGGATCACTCGAGGATGATCCTCCGAAGCACGCCGGGGTCGTCCTCGACTTTCTCGACCGCCCTCGAAACCGAGACCGCCCGCTCCGGATCCTTGAGCCCATGCCCGGTGACGGTGCACACGATCGTGCGGAGCCCCCGGAGCCGTCCCTGCGCGCCCAGCTTCAGGACCCCCGCGACGCTCGCGGCCGAGGCGGGCTCGACGAAGATCCCCTCCACCTCGGCGAGGGCCCTGTACGCGCCCAGGATCTCGTCGTCGGTCACCATCTCGATAAGGCCCCCCGAGCGGTCGCGCGCGTCCAGCGCGCCCTTCCACGAGGCGGGGTTTCCGATCTTGATCGCGGTCGCGATCGTCTCAGGCGCCTCCACCCGGGCGCCGCGCACGATCGGGGCCGCGCCCTCAGCCTGAAATCCGAGCATCTTGGGCCGCTCCCCGGCCGAGGCCGGGCCGCCGGACGCCCCCGACGCGGCCGCCTGCTCCTCGTACCCCCTCCAGGTGGCGGTGATGTTCCCCGCGTTTCCGACCGGAAGGGCGTGGGCGTCGGGCACGCGGCCTCCGAGCGCCTGCACCACCTCGTAGGCCACGGTTTTCTGTCCCTGGATGCGGTCCGGGTTGATGGAGTTGACCACCACCACGCTGCCCTCCTCGGACATGGCGCGCACCAGCTCCAGCGCGCGGTCGAAATTCCCGCGGATCGCGAGCACGCGCGCCCCGTAGATCATTGCCTGCGCCAGCTTCCCCAGCGCGATCTGCCCCTCCGGGATCACGACCACGCAGCGAAGCCCGCCGCGCGCGGCGTACGCCGCCGCCGACGCGGAGGTGTTGCCGGTCGAGGCGCAGAGCACCGCGCGGGCGCCCCGCGCCTTCGCGCGCGAGACCGCGACCGTCATTCCGCGGTCCTTGAAGGAGCCCGTCGGATTCTGCCCCTCGATCTTCACGTGAAGATCGACGTCCGCGCCGGCCCGGCGCGAAAGCCCCGGCGCGGGGACGAGCGGCGTCCCCCCTTCGAGGAGCGTGATCACCGCGTCCTCGGGGATCTCCGGCAGAATGCCGCGGAATTCCCGCACGACCCCGCGCCACGGCGCCGCCGGTTCCCGGGTCCCCCCCCGTCCTGCGCTCATAGGTCGAAAATCCGCACGGCGCGGGGGGTCTTCCGCATGGACGGAAGGTTTGCGATCCCCCTCACCGCCTCGCGCACGTCGCGATCCCCCGCCTCGTGCGTGAGCATCGTGATCGAAGCCTCGCCCCGGAATCCCTCCGCCTGAAACATCTGCGCCACGCTGACGTTCGATCCTCCGAGGCACGCGGCCACCTGGGCCAGCACGCCGGGTCGATCCTCCACGATCAGGCGGAGGTAGTACTTCGTTCGGACGGCATCGAGCGGGACCCGCTCCCCAGGCTCGGGCTTCGCCGCGCCCGCGAGGAACCTCACCCCGG from Candidatus Eisenbacteria bacterium harbors:
- the thrB gene encoding homoserine kinase yields the protein MHRHRAWAQGSGAGGLGFEGGRESRGRPRRASEDHPRVIPTLATQEGDRPRKKKRAPARPTRWSAVAPASTSNLGPGFDCLGLALRLPMRVSAARIPSGFSIRRLGEGSDLAIDPQHDKVLGAFRHLFRIAREPVPTVALTIRSEIPLARGLGSSAAAIVAGLTLANHWLGGPYARDEIFREAIRLEGHPDNVAPAIFGGLTLSMPRLDGSVEALHLRVPRDLALTLVIPALHVSTEKARALLPSSLPLPFAAGNTARAMALTHALSTRRFELLAEALRDVYHVPYRARLIPGFDRVVEAGCRAGAYGVTISGSGPTLLAFHAPRLGARIGRAMVRAFARHRVKARAAPGRIATKGAVARTHL
- a CDS encoding aspartate kinase; translation: MPLLVQKYGGTSVGSPERIHHVAERIVRTRRGGAELVVVVSAMGDATDDLIDLSRKVSARSHPREMDMLLTAGERISMALVSMAVNDRGQEAVSFTGSQSGIVTDTSHTRAKILEVRADRIREELKRGRVVIVAGFQGVSKDREVTTLGRGGSDTTAVALAAALQASECEIYTDVDGVYTADPRVVPGARKIARLSYDEMLELASLGAKVLHNRSVEIARRFDVPLHVRSSFNWNEGSRVVRGDSMEHVVIRGIAHDADVAKIVLVGVPDRPGIASEIFQAVGGQGVNVRMIVQASGSDGRNDVTFTVGSHDVNAVRPVLEEVRKKIGARSFLYDPDVAMLSVVGEGLATSPGTAGRVFAALAAAGVNIDVISTSSITITCVVRQADAERAVRSLHEALELEQEP
- a CDS encoding TonB family protein, with the protein product MRFRDRPSVLRRGAAPPGGRACFWFLAFGCGIHLALLSLLWIKIAPGKEYAIAGTTGPQSRSRLIRITPLRSFPAPEASAEEAPKARPKPALMKRYQPGAQVVIKQERIPPKKGPKEEPKPSPREVTPSPAVDLVPRWYSPDSSRATSVQTEGDFRFAYYLAALRNKIGSRWVPPQGMDAGRPVRTVVYFRIGRDGQVSLTQIENSSGYAFFDQTALRALLSATPLPPLPAGYMDQYLGVHFGFEFAQ
- a CDS encoding threonine synthase; translation: MSAGRGGTREPAAPWRGVVREFRGILPEIPEDAVITLLEGGTPLVPAPGLSRRAGADVDLHVKIEGQNPTGSFKDRGMTVAVSRAKARGARAVLCASTGNTSASAAAYAARGGLRCVVVIPEGQIALGKLAQAMIYGARVLAIRGNFDRALELVRAMSEEGSVVVVNSINPDRIQGQKTVAYEVVQALGGRVPDAHALPVGNAGNITATWRGYEEQAAASGASGGPASAGERPKMLGFQAEGAAPIVRGARVEAPETIATAIKIGNPASWKGALDARDRSGGLIEMVTDDEILGAYRALAEVEGIFVEPASAASVAGVLKLGAQGRLRGLRTIVCTVTGHGLKDPERAVSVSRAVEKVEDDPGVLRRIILE